The following are encoded in a window of Armatimonadota bacterium genomic DNA:
- the rpoC gene encoding DNA-directed RNA polymerase subunit beta', translated as MAHKNLFDKIRIGIASPQEIRSWSHGEAKKPETINYRTFKPERDGLFCERIFGPVKDWECACGRYKKIKYKGIVCERCGVEVTRSKVRRERMGHVELAAPVCHIWYLKGVPSPLSLILDISPKQLEKVIYFAAFIIIDLEEEKIKELIPKIYQGVEQEKLGIQEQMKQLEVESLKRLATEMVNNPDEYFDEGYVRERMKANFDRIRAEFRDADERLHDLDIAAKLVGELEVNMLIDEDKWRAISKMLDAVGRRLQIDLDELVTASIGAEAMRLLLRRVDMEQLAVDLKIEVVEATSQRRVRAIKRLEIVKALLKSKSRPDWMILDVVPVISPELRPMVQLDGGRFATSDLNDLYRRIINRNNRLKKIIEIQAPESIINHEKRLLQEAVDGLIDNGRRSRPVVGSNQRPLKSLSDMLKGKEGRFRKNLLGKRVDYSGRSVIVVGPHLKLHQCGLPKEMALELFKPFVMKTLVERKITQNIKTAKRMIERMHPAVWDGLEDVIREHPVLLNRAPTLHRLGIQAFEPILVEGKAIQLHPLVCHAFNADFDGDQMAVHVPLSMQAQSEARVLMLSTQNLFSPADGRPVASPIQDIVLGSYALTFTNIEAAKALDKQIELNESDPEEHAPPPIFSSPDEVLHTFENPRGTTLNVNAPVRVRIRRPVFRPDDEIDHRDPETGGEFVEEITTNEFDEEVRELKPLERKYESLVVTTTPGRLEFNGVLPYPLRYSDEFLHLELTKKALATTIVACHDQVGTEGTIKLLDDIKDIGFKWATQYGLSIAMTDMDPPDRRVEVLDEADVKADRILQQYRTGRTTFREMQENLIRLWTDTYDEIGNAIVDNMSQDNPLSIITVSGARGSVKQIAQLSGMRGLMFNQFNEVIYELPVRSSFQIGLSMLEFFVTTHGARKGLADTALRTADAGYLTRRLVDVAQDVIIRAKDCGTLEGSIATKLMFEGKVIENIGDRTFGRVVTKSVKNLKGKLVVASGGVVTVDMVSVLNGVEEGYVVLAAEVESDEDLTKLHKKFRRLGYDFDDHGRLGLVVRSPLTCRLEQGICAMCYGVDLASQKIVEQGVAVGIIAAQSIGEPGTQLTMRTFHTGGVAGSKSIARTSQYKTGKFIRQFQEDFQAATQTDSKEFDPTKLIESQSSAVKSLFTRGALVEEAGAKPRKTKATEKAKEKADTESRRMWERSRKTFFYSWTGESSGIVRVEEIFEARKQPRGKAIICPVTGVIADVQRSSYGRWVIVEAEVPTNQTMKEAYVADTQNWETQLSTVPSVSGKKKEKTIETYDSALERVIGQKINTATLQVLRRHKCKTVRVFYPILVPPLGNLPIEKGANIIKGDPLTEGPLDPHEVLELAGAKSVYDYFIENLQSVYKDQGVDINDKHLEVIIRQMLRKRKITEAGDTPFLPGQIVDRFRFARENKKLKQMIAAEEKVQIVDPVTGGTKERKPKLATCSWVLLGITEASLATDSFLSAASFQKTTRVLTDAAVRGKHDELRGLKENVIIGRLIPAGTGVMEYRDLAVDVDRTQPSWAHQSLSALVESGEEDVESLEDAFGGLSLADLATEEAKESGR; from the coding sequence ATGGCACATAAAAACCTGTTTGATAAAATTCGGATCGGCATCGCTAGCCCGCAGGAGATCAGGAGCTGGTCTCACGGTGAAGCAAAGAAACCCGAGACGATCAACTACCGCACCTTTAAGCCGGAGCGCGACGGGCTGTTCTGCGAGCGGATTTTTGGTCCGGTCAAGGATTGGGAATGCGCTTGCGGTCGGTACAAGAAGATTAAGTACAAGGGGATCGTCTGCGAACGGTGCGGCGTCGAAGTCACGCGCAGCAAGGTTCGTCGCGAGCGCATGGGGCATGTCGAGTTGGCGGCGCCCGTGTGCCACATCTGGTATCTGAAGGGCGTCCCTTCGCCGCTGTCGCTCATCCTGGACATCTCTCCCAAGCAGCTGGAAAAAGTCATCTACTTTGCTGCGTTCATCATCATCGATCTCGAAGAAGAGAAGATCAAGGAGCTGATACCTAAGATCTACCAAGGCGTCGAACAGGAGAAGCTCGGTATCCAGGAGCAGATGAAGCAACTGGAAGTGGAGAGCCTGAAGCGTCTCGCGACAGAGATGGTCAACAACCCTGACGAGTACTTCGACGAGGGGTACGTCCGAGAAAGGATGAAGGCCAATTTCGATAGAATCCGGGCGGAGTTTCGCGATGCGGACGAGCGGCTTCACGATCTCGATATCGCTGCCAAGCTGGTCGGAGAGCTTGAGGTCAACATGCTCATCGACGAGGACAAGTGGCGAGCGATCAGCAAGATGCTCGACGCCGTTGGGCGACGGCTTCAAATCGACCTTGACGAGCTGGTTACGGCAAGCATCGGCGCTGAGGCGATGCGGCTGCTCTTGCGCCGCGTCGACATGGAGCAGTTAGCCGTGGATCTGAAAATCGAGGTCGTCGAAGCCACGAGTCAACGGAGAGTCCGCGCCATCAAGAGGCTGGAGATAGTAAAGGCTTTGCTGAAGTCGAAGAGCCGGCCGGACTGGATGATCCTCGATGTGGTGCCGGTGATCTCGCCAGAGCTGAGGCCTATGGTCCAGCTCGACGGAGGCAGATTTGCGACGAGCGATCTCAACGACCTCTACCGGCGCATCATCAATCGGAACAACAGATTGAAGAAGATCATCGAGATTCAGGCGCCTGAGTCGATCATCAATCACGAGAAAAGGCTGCTGCAAGAGGCAGTGGACGGATTGATCGACAACGGTCGCAGGTCGAGGCCCGTGGTCGGCAGCAACCAAAGGCCGCTCAAGTCGTTGAGCGATATGCTGAAGGGTAAGGAGGGCCGGTTCCGAAAGAACCTCCTTGGAAAGCGCGTTGACTACTCCGGCCGGTCTGTGATCGTCGTCGGCCCGCACCTGAAGCTCCACCAATGCGGTCTGCCGAAGGAGATGGCGCTCGAGCTTTTCAAGCCTTTCGTGATGAAGACGCTGGTCGAGCGCAAGATAACGCAGAATATAAAGACAGCAAAACGCATGATCGAGCGGATGCATCCTGCCGTCTGGGACGGCCTGGAGGATGTCATCAGAGAGCATCCGGTGCTTCTGAACCGTGCGCCTACCCTGCACCGGCTTGGCATCCAGGCGTTCGAGCCGATCCTGGTCGAAGGCAAGGCGATCCAATTGCACCCGCTGGTGTGCCACGCCTTCAACGCCGACTTTGACGGTGATCAGATGGCGGTTCACGTGCCGCTGAGCATGCAGGCTCAATCCGAGGCGCGCGTCCTCATGCTGTCGACTCAGAACTTGTTCTCTCCAGCGGACGGGCGGCCAGTTGCGTCACCGATTCAGGATATCGTGCTTGGCTCGTACGCTCTGACCTTTACCAACATCGAGGCGGCAAAGGCTCTCGACAAGCAGATAGAGCTGAACGAAAGCGACCCGGAAGAGCACGCACCGCCTCCGATCTTCAGCAGCCCAGATGAGGTCCTGCACACCTTCGAGAACCCTCGCGGAACGACGCTCAATGTGAACGCCCCGGTTCGCGTTCGAATTCGCAGACCGGTTTTCAGACCGGATGACGAAATCGACCACCGCGATCCGGAGACGGGCGGCGAGTTCGTCGAAGAGATCACAACGAACGAATTTGACGAAGAGGTGCGCGAGCTCAAACCGTTGGAGCGAAAGTACGAGTCGCTCGTCGTGACGACCACGCCAGGCCGCCTGGAGTTCAACGGCGTGTTGCCGTACCCGCTGCGCTACAGCGACGAATTCCTGCATCTCGAGCTAACCAAGAAGGCCCTGGCTACAACCATCGTTGCCTGCCACGACCAGGTCGGTACGGAGGGCACGATCAAGCTGTTGGACGACATCAAGGACATCGGCTTTAAGTGGGCGACTCAGTACGGCCTATCGATCGCCATGACGGATATGGATCCCCCGGATCGGCGTGTCGAAGTGCTCGACGAGGCGGACGTCAAGGCGGATCGCATCTTGCAGCAGTACCGCACCGGCAGGACGACATTCCGCGAAATGCAGGAGAACTTGATCAGGCTTTGGACGGATACCTACGATGAAATCGGCAACGCGATCGTCGACAATATGAGTCAGGACAACCCGCTTTCGATCATCACGGTCTCAGGCGCGCGCGGCAGCGTGAAGCAGATCGCGCAGCTCTCCGGTATGCGCGGCCTGATGTTCAACCAGTTCAACGAAGTCATTTACGAGCTGCCCGTCCGCAGTTCGTTCCAAATCGGACTGTCGATGCTTGAGTTCTTCGTAACCACGCACGGCGCTCGCAAGGGGTTGGCTGATACGGCGTTGAGAACGGCAGACGCCGGCTACCTGACGCGGCGACTTGTAGATGTCGCCCAAGACGTCATCATTCGTGCGAAGGACTGTGGCACGCTGGAAGGCAGCATTGCGACGAAACTGATGTTCGAAGGCAAGGTGATCGAAAACATCGGAGACCGTACGTTCGGCCGAGTGGTCACGAAAAGCGTCAAAAACCTCAAGGGCAAGCTCGTCGTAGCCAGCGGTGGTGTCGTCACGGTTGACATGGTCAGCGTCTTGAACGGTGTTGAGGAGGGCTACGTCGTGCTCGCTGCAGAAGTTGAATCCGACGAAGATCTGACAAAGCTTCACAAGAAGTTCAGGCGGTTGGGTTATGACTTCGACGACCACGGGCGCTTGGGCTTGGTGGTCAGAAGCCCACTCACATGCCGACTCGAGCAGGGCATTTGCGCCATGTGTTACGGTGTTGACTTGGCGAGTCAGAAGATCGTCGAGCAGGGCGTAGCCGTTGGAATCATCGCTGCGCAGTCGATTGGCGAACCCGGCACGCAGCTAACTATGCGGACGTTCCACACGGGCGGCGTCGCGGGCTCCAAGTCGATCGCTAGAACCAGCCAGTACAAGACCGGCAAGTTCATTCGACAGTTCCAAGAGGACTTTCAAGCAGCGACACAAACGGACAGCAAGGAGTTCGATCCGACCAAGCTGATCGAATCGCAGTCCAGCGCCGTGAAGAGTCTTTTCACAAGAGGTGCCCTGGTAGAAGAGGCCGGCGCAAAGCCGAGAAAGACCAAGGCCACGGAGAAGGCGAAGGAGAAGGCCGACACTGAGTCGCGGAGAATGTGGGAACGGAGTCGCAAGACGTTCTTCTACTCTTGGACCGGTGAGTCCAGCGGCATCGTTCGCGTAGAGGAGATTTTTGAGGCCCGGAAGCAACCGCGAGGTAAAGCGATCATCTGCCCGGTGACCGGGGTCATCGCTGATGTGCAACGATCCAGCTACGGACGATGGGTGATAGTCGAAGCCGAGGTTCCGACGAACCAGACTATGAAGGAGGCTTACGTCGCGGACACTCAGAACTGGGAGACGCAACTGTCAACGGTCCCATCGGTGTCGGGGAAGAAGAAAGAGAAGACCATCGAGACTTACGATTCGGCGCTGGAGAGAGTGATCGGCCAGAAGATCAATACTGCAACCCTACAGGTGTTGCGACGGCACAAGTGCAAGACCGTGCGAGTCTTCTATCCCATCCTCGTTCCACCTCTTGGAAACCTGCCGATCGAGAAGGGCGCCAATATCATCAAGGGCGATCCGCTTACGGAGGGCCCGCTCGATCCTCACGAGGTTCTTGAGCTTGCAGGAGCGAAGTCGGTCTACGACTACTTCATAGAAAACCTACAGTCCGTCTATAAGGATCAGGGCGTCGATATCAACGACAAGCACCTTGAAGTCATCATTCGGCAGATGCTGAGAAAGAGGAAGATTACGGAGGCAGGCGACACGCCGTTCCTCCCAGGCCAGATCGTTGACCGTTTCCGGTTTGCGCGAGAAAACAAGAAGCTCAAACAGATGATTGCGGCCGAAGAGAAGGTTCAGATCGTCGATCCGGTAACGGGTGGAACGAAGGAGCGCAAGCCGAAGCTCGCAACCTGTTCGTGGGTCTTGCTCGGGATCACGGAGGCCTCGCTCGCGACGGATTCATTCCTATCGGCGGCGTCGTTCCAAAAGACCACCAGGGTACTGACGGATGCTGCGGTGCGTGGCAAGCACGACGAGCTTCGGGGGCTGAAAGAGAACGTGATCATCGGGCGTTTGATTCCGGCTGGCACCGGAGTCATGGAGTACCGGGATCTCGCCGTCGATGTCGACCGGACCCAGCCGAGTTGGGCGCATCAGTCGCTCAGTGCGTTGGTTGAATCAGGCGAAGAGGACGTCGAAAGCCTTGAAGATGCATTTGGCGGCCTGTCGCTCGCCGACCTCGCCACAGAGGAAGCGAAAGAGTCCGGAAGGTAA
- a CDS encoding helix-turn-helix transcriptional regulator produces the protein MKDSGQPVYMIGVAAELCNVHPQTLRQYERLRLVVPARAGAKNRLYSEKDIDRVRRIQRLTQGMGVNLAGVEIILRLLDDMDQMHSDFEKQFDEYVIGVEQRFQQQFANTKAPIRSDQPLFPVPRRKSRKKFDL, from the coding sequence ATGAAAGACAGTGGCCAGCCCGTTTACATGATCGGAGTCGCGGCGGAGCTTTGTAACGTGCATCCGCAGACCTTGCGGCAGTACGAGCGACTTAGACTAGTCGTTCCGGCAAGAGCTGGAGCGAAGAACCGCTTGTACAGCGAGAAGGACATCGATCGCGTTAGGAGAATCCAAAGGTTAACGCAGGGGATGGGAGTCAACCTTGCAGGCGTCGAGATTATCCTTCGCCTGCTCGACGACATGGATCAGATGCACTCCGACTTTGAAAAGCAGTTTGATGAGTACGTCATCGGAGTCGAGCAACGGTTTCAACAACAGTTCGCCAACACGAAGGCTCCGATCAGAAGCGACCAGCCGCTCTTCCCGGTGCCGCGGCGCAAGAGTCGAAAGAAGTTCGACTTGTAG
- the rpoB gene encoding DNA-directed RNA polymerase subunit beta, translating into MKVIQPSSKRIGRLLEVPNLIEVQLNSYKWFLEVGLPELFKTFSPIWDFTQTNYIEFVDFILGEPKYGLDECRDRDLTFEAPIKATVRFGGKDREVIESEVYLGDLPLMTDAGTFVINGRERVIVSQLSRSPGIYFEEDVDTSMQMVIRGRIIPKEGPWLEVENDAAGVVTTQISQTKKLPITQLIKAIHGFDRGRDRQLQKVGDSLHKKLSEPLVDPKTGEIVLDKATILTKAVLAGLKKSQASFKVTVETPLGTNDDMLWAFGEEQTLAKPDAEELEGTRPIQEIKDGEDKVIVGALVLIDAEMAERVAELKPKNLEVLRLSKLAEATLASDKTSTTREAILDIHKRMRPGEGANEDAAKQLTYSLFFDPRRYDLGRVGRRFLNQRLKLDVDLDIRNLTSDDLAKILSAIEPYLTKQAERDDIDDLRNKRVRSVGELLQSQLRLGFVRMEKVARERMTSADQDNLLPSIILSVKPVSASIKSFFSSNQLSTFMDQTNPLSELTNKRRLSSLGPGGLQRTSAKLEVRDVHRSHYGRICPIETPEGPNIGLINQLTTHARVDEFGFIMTPFRKVKDGKLLDEVVYLTAQEDFAFRIAPADTPLDPKTGLIVSKEVTVRCPGGDAAFGGASYPTVPRETVDIMDVSPVQIVSVATSLIPFLENDDANRALMGANMQRQAVPCLRSDAPVVGTGHEKRTAIDSGASVVAHRAGVVSYVDALRIDVVSDDGHEEKYDLLHMFQSNKSTCFTHRPVVFAGDRVEAGDPLADGATCDEGRMALGQNLIVAFMPWGGYNYEDAILLSERLVKEDIYTSIHIERYETEAVDTKLGPEEITRDIPNVGDDALKDLDENGIIRVGAEVRPEDILVGKVAPKGQTEMTAEERLIIAIFGKKAEETRDVSLRVPHGEKGVVVDVTVFSRYKYLSPTINYVYKESKKRERLICDRTEEPLLQISGDDLAAGTNMSVQVYVAQKRKIIIGDKMAGRHGNKGVISMILPVEDMPMLQDGTPVDIILNPLGVPSRMNIGQILETHLGYAGRHLGVRYVCPAFEGATEDEILAEVERMSESMRSQVLQAYCNSELNLNLKFNPLDNLDQMFKRVETKLKQLDEDRLEFVSCAVAAGPVKTNGELSVDVDIDEWEPVELPERPGPPAKADPEIYEEILKRIKENAFDRAGIDPVSCKSVVRDGLTGERLPNLITIGLIYMLKLEHLADEKIHARSIGPYSLVTQQPLGGKAQFGGQRFGEMEVWALEAYGAAYTLQELLTIKSDDVVGRVKAYEAIVKGEAISEPGIPESFKILVSELRSLCLKVTIEDDRNRVLTLKDLDELTGSDDVRLARSVGFFS; encoded by the coding sequence ATGAAAGTAATTCAGCCTTCCTCGAAGCGAATCGGAAGATTGCTCGAGGTGCCGAATCTAATTGAAGTTCAACTCAATAGCTACAAGTGGTTTCTTGAAGTAGGCCTGCCCGAACTATTTAAAACGTTTTCACCGATCTGGGATTTCACCCAGACGAACTATATAGAGTTTGTCGATTTCATACTCGGCGAACCGAAGTACGGTCTCGACGAATGTCGTGACCGCGACTTGACGTTTGAGGCACCTATCAAAGCGACCGTCCGTTTTGGCGGCAAGGATCGCGAGGTGATCGAATCCGAAGTCTACTTGGGCGACCTGCCGTTGATGACCGACGCTGGCACTTTCGTGATCAACGGTCGAGAGCGCGTCATCGTGTCTCAGCTATCAAGATCGCCCGGCATCTATTTCGAAGAGGATGTCGATACTTCGATGCAAATGGTCATCCGTGGGCGAATCATCCCGAAGGAGGGTCCTTGGCTCGAGGTTGAGAACGACGCTGCCGGTGTTGTAACGACCCAGATTTCACAGACCAAGAAGCTTCCAATCACGCAGCTGATCAAGGCGATCCACGGATTCGATCGCGGTCGCGACAGGCAGCTTCAGAAGGTCGGGGATTCGCTGCACAAGAAGCTGAGCGAGCCGCTCGTCGATCCGAAGACCGGGGAGATCGTTCTCGACAAGGCGACGATTCTGACGAAGGCCGTGCTGGCTGGACTCAAGAAGAGCCAGGCATCTTTCAAAGTGACCGTCGAGACTCCGCTTGGCACCAACGACGATATGTTGTGGGCGTTCGGCGAAGAGCAGACCCTCGCCAAGCCGGATGCAGAGGAACTAGAGGGTACTCGGCCGATCCAGGAGATCAAGGACGGCGAAGACAAGGTCATCGTCGGCGCGTTGGTCTTGATCGATGCGGAAATGGCGGAGAGAGTCGCCGAGCTAAAGCCTAAGAACCTTGAGGTGCTGCGGCTGTCAAAACTGGCTGAAGCTACGTTGGCTTCCGACAAGACGTCGACCACGCGCGAGGCGATCCTCGACATACACAAGCGTATGCGTCCAGGTGAGGGGGCCAACGAGGACGCGGCAAAACAGCTTACTTACAGCCTGTTCTTCGACCCGAGGCGGTACGACCTCGGTCGCGTCGGACGCAGGTTCCTCAATCAGCGCCTCAAGCTGGATGTCGACCTCGACATTCGGAATCTGACGTCCGACGACCTGGCGAAGATCCTGAGTGCGATTGAGCCCTACCTGACGAAGCAGGCCGAGCGTGACGATATCGACGATCTCCGAAACAAGCGGGTGCGATCGGTCGGCGAGCTGCTCCAAAGTCAGCTCAGGCTCGGCTTCGTAAGAATGGAGAAGGTCGCTCGCGAGAGAATGACCAGCGCAGATCAGGACAACCTCTTGCCGAGCATCATTCTGTCGGTCAAACCGGTCAGCGCGAGCATCAAGAGCTTCTTCAGCTCCAACCAGCTCAGCACGTTCATGGATCAGACCAACCCGCTGAGCGAGCTGACGAACAAGCGCCGTCTTTCTAGCCTCGGCCCAGGCGGTCTGCAGAGAACGAGCGCGAAGCTGGAAGTCCGCGACGTACACAGGTCGCACTACGGTCGAATCTGTCCGATCGAGACCCCGGAAGGGCCGAACATCGGGCTGATCAACCAGCTGACGACCCATGCGCGCGTCGATGAGTTCGGCTTCATCATGACCCCGTTCCGCAAGGTGAAGGATGGCAAGCTCTTGGACGAAGTCGTTTACTTGACCGCCCAAGAGGACTTCGCTTTCCGAATTGCCCCGGCTGACACGCCGCTCGACCCCAAGACAGGGCTGATCGTCTCCAAAGAAGTGACGGTTCGATGCCCAGGTGGAGATGCTGCGTTCGGTGGTGCGAGCTACCCTACCGTCCCTCGCGAGACGGTCGACATAATGGATGTCTCGCCGGTTCAGATCGTGTCAGTGGCAACGTCCCTGATACCGTTCCTGGAGAACGACGACGCGAACAGAGCCCTGATGGGCGCGAACATGCAGCGCCAAGCCGTGCCGTGCCTGCGCTCGGATGCGCCGGTCGTCGGCACTGGTCATGAAAAGCGAACGGCGATCGACTCAGGAGCGTCCGTCGTTGCACACCGGGCAGGCGTAGTATCGTACGTCGATGCGCTCCGCATAGACGTCGTGTCGGACGACGGGCATGAGGAGAAATACGACCTGTTGCATATGTTCCAGAGCAACAAGTCGACGTGTTTCACCCACCGTCCGGTCGTTTTCGCCGGCGACCGAGTCGAAGCTGGCGATCCGCTGGCTGACGGCGCAACGTGCGACGAAGGGAGGATGGCTCTAGGCCAGAACCTCATCGTTGCGTTCATGCCCTGGGGCGGCTACAACTATGAGGACGCGATCCTCTTGAGCGAGCGCCTGGTCAAAGAAGACATATATACGTCGATCCACATCGAGCGGTACGAGACGGAGGCCGTCGATACGAAGCTGGGGCCCGAAGAGATCACGCGCGATATTCCAAACGTCGGCGACGACGCGCTGAAGGACCTCGACGAGAACGGGATCATCCGCGTTGGTGCAGAGGTCAGGCCGGAAGACATCCTGGTCGGCAAGGTCGCGCCCAAGGGGCAGACCGAGATGACCGCCGAAGAGAGGCTGATCATCGCCATCTTCGGCAAGAAAGCCGAGGAGACTCGCGACGTGTCGCTGCGCGTCCCGCACGGAGAAAAAGGCGTCGTAGTCGATGTGACCGTGTTCAGTCGGTACAAGTATCTAAGCCCGACGATCAACTACGTTTACAAGGAGTCGAAGAAGAGGGAAAGGCTCATCTGCGACCGCACCGAAGAGCCCCTCTTGCAGATTTCAGGCGACGATCTTGCTGCCGGCACCAACATGAGCGTTCAGGTCTACGTTGCGCAAAAGCGCAAGATCATCATCGGAGACAAGATGGCGGGGAGGCACGGCAACAAGGGCGTCATCTCTATGATCCTGCCGGTGGAGGACATGCCGATGTTGCAGGACGGAACGCCCGTCGACATCATCTTGAATCCGCTTGGCGTACCGAGCCGAATGAACATCGGGCAGATTCTAGAAACGCATTTGGGCTATGCAGGGCGGCATCTCGGAGTGCGATACGTGTGTCCCGCGTTCGAGGGAGCGACCGAAGACGAGATATTGGCCGAAGTCGAACGCATGAGCGAATCCATGCGTAGCCAGGTGCTGCAGGCTTACTGCAACAGCGAGCTGAATCTCAACCTGAAATTCAATCCGTTAGACAATCTTGACCAGATGTTCAAGCGAGTCGAGACGAAACTGAAACAGTTGGACGAAGATCGATTGGAGTTCGTCTCGTGCGCGGTAGCTGCGGGCCCGGTAAAGACCAACGGAGAGCTGTCGGTGGACGTGGATATCGACGAGTGGGAGCCGGTTGAGCTGCCGGAGCGTCCAGGTCCGCCTGCGAAGGCAGACCCCGAGATCTACGAAGAGATATTGAAGCGGATCAAGGAGAACGCGTTCGACAGGGCTGGTATCGATCCGGTTTCGTGCAAGTCCGTAGTCCGAGATGGGTTGACGGGCGAACGACTGCCCAATCTGATCACCATCGGGCTCATTTATATGCTCAAGCTCGAGCACTTGGCAGACGAGAAGATTCACGCGCGCTCGATCGGGCCGTATTCGCTCGTTACGCAGCAGCCGCTCGGCGGCAAGGCGCAGTTCGGCGGGCAGCGATTCGGAGAGATGGAGGTTTGGGCTCTTGAGGCGTACGGAGCAGCGTACACGCTGCAGGAGCTGCTCACGATCAAGTCCGACGATGTTGTCGGGCGTGTCAAGGCGTACGAGGCGATCGTGAAGGGCGAGGCGATCTCCGAGCCAGGGATTCCAGAGTCGTTCAAGATTCTTGTGAGCGAGCTTCGTTCCTTGTGCCTGAAAGTGACGATCGAAGATGATCGCAACAGGGTTTTGACGCTTAAAGACCTCGACGAGCTGACAGGCAGCGACGATGTGAGGCTCGCGCGATCAGTGGGGTTCTTCAGTTAG